In Macaca fascicularis isolate 582-1 chromosome 15, T2T-MFA8v1.1, one genomic interval encodes:
- the UBAC1 gene encoding ubiquitin-associated domain-containing protein 1 isoform X2, giving the protein MVWREQKPAVTSLGSSVYFIFRAYTVPRGECPGWEEPAGGGATKRPENYSSRHAPGAPRGAFLCGSHSAPLAAGARRLSENHISRHASGAPVTHFRCGGDSAPPAAAAAGARRPLRPQRVTAARQTGAGAGRRRPSEGARGRPGPAPAPPVCPVTFRGPGGGHRPLRRRRRDVCAGGEDLRGQGAAAAHLRVRRRRVAGGGHRGHLGGEAQGALPQARKAGPPPPPPTPAPDASDCGPWLSPRTAPAWGPPPSPQLPGPLLRGWRQRLLPGCPTLPLSDPTPLDARLGPGQRTPVAKRSPGASRLAEPSTYTPASQLTLQLRRELGADRETEAWRVESPTEQGLTTFQQLYLFAVGSRLLGALFLAGAAGLATVPLSWSA; this is encoded by the exons ATGGTGTGGAGAGAGCAAAAACCTGCAG TTACTTCTTTGGGATCCAGCGTGTATTTTATCTTTAGAGCCTATACGGTCCCACGTGGTGAGTGCCCCGGGTGGGAAGAGCCTGCAGGTGGGGGAGCAACGAAGCGGCCAGAGAACTACAGCTCCCGGCATGCTCCGGGCGCGCCCCGTGGCGCATTCCTTTGCGGTAGCCACAGTGCGCCCCTGGCGGCGGGAGCGAGACGCCTGTCTGAGAACCACATCTCCCGGCATGCGTCAGGGGCGCCCGTGACGCACTTCCGGTGCGGCGGCGACAGCGCGCCCCCAGCGGCTGCAGCGGCGGGAGCGAGGCGACCGCTGAGGCCGCAGCGAGTGACGGCGGCCAGGCAGACGGGAGCCGGGGCGGGGCGGCGGCGTCCCAGCGAAGGAGCGCGCGGGCGgcctggccccgcccccgccccgcccgtCTGCCCGGTGACCTTCAGGGGCCCGGGCGGCGGGCACAGGCccctgcggcggcggcggcgggatgTTTGTGCAGGAGGAGAAGATCTTCGCGGGCAAGGTGCTGCGGCTGCACATCTGCGCGTCCGACGGCGCCGAGTGGCTGGAGGAGGCCACCGAGGACACCTCGGTGGAGAAGCTCAAGGAGCGCTGCCTCAAGCACGTAAGGCCgggccccctcccccgcccccaacACCCGCCCCGGACGCCTCCGACTGCGGACCCTGGCTCAGTCCCCGAACCGCTCCGGCCTGGGGTCCGCCGCCCAGTCCGCAGCTCCCAGGCCCTCTTCTCCGGGGGTGGAGGCAGCGCCTCCTGCCCGGTTGTCCGACTCTCCCCCTTTCAGATCCCACACCTCTGGACGCTCGTCTCGGGCCTGGCCAGCGGACACCGGTCGCTAAGCGCTCGCCCGGTGCCAGCCGCCTGGCCGAGCCCTCTACATACACTCCAGCCTCTCAGTTAACTCTGCAGCTACGCAGGGAGTTAGGGGCAGatcgggaaactgaggcctggagagtgGAGTCGCCGACGGAGCAGGGCCTGACGACTTTCCAGCAGTTGTACCTTTTTGCTGTTGGG AGCCGGCTGCTTGGAGCTCTTTTCCTGGCTGGCGCAGCCGGGCTGGCCACTGTGCCTCTTAGCTGGAGTGCCTGA